One genomic region from Enterobacter hormaechei ATCC 49162 encodes:
- a CDS encoding ion transporter: MSRLFTSARQRLYHLLFDPETVSGRRFEGLCGLFALISVIIIFIESGAGTQYHMTYEEWHVFVWLELVVTLVFTAEYVLRVISWPNPAKYVFSFWGFIDLATILPLYVMWLWPEISLNYVFAWRAMRAIRVLRILKLLRFMPSLRVFWVAIVSARHQLILFYSFIAIVMIVFGTLMYLIEGPKYGFATLNASVYWAIVTVTTVGYGDITPHTPLGRIVASVLILIGYSVIAIPTGLITTHMSSAFQNSKQQRKCPKCQQGNHEPGARFCHRCGNALSD, encoded by the coding sequence GTGTCGCGATTATTCACGTCGGCCCGTCAGCGGCTGTATCACCTTTTATTTGATCCTGAAACGGTTTCCGGTCGCCGCTTCGAAGGTCTGTGTGGTTTATTTGCACTGATTAGCGTCATTATTATCTTTATCGAATCCGGCGCCGGAACGCAGTACCACATGACGTATGAGGAGTGGCACGTTTTCGTCTGGCTGGAATTGGTTGTCACGCTGGTGTTTACCGCAGAATATGTACTGAGAGTCATTAGCTGGCCTAATCCGGCGAAATACGTTTTTAGCTTCTGGGGATTTATTGATTTAGCCACCATCCTGCCGCTGTATGTCATGTGGCTGTGGCCCGAGATTAGCCTGAATTATGTGTTTGCCTGGCGCGCAATGCGGGCGATTCGCGTGCTAAGAATTCTGAAACTGCTGCGCTTTATGCCGTCGCTACGGGTTTTTTGGGTCGCCATTGTCAGCGCCCGCCACCAGCTTATTCTCTTCTATTCGTTTATTGCTATCGTGATGATCGTTTTTGGCACGCTGATGTATTTAATCGAAGGGCCGAAATACGGTTTTGCCACGCTTAATGCGTCTGTCTACTGGGCTATCGTTACGGTGACGACCGTGGGCTATGGCGACATTACCCCGCATACGCCGCTGGGACGGATTGTGGCATCGGTACTGATCCTGATTGGCTATTCGGTGATAGCGATACCGACCGGGCTAATTACCACCCATATGAGCAGCGCTTTTCAGAACAGCAAACAGCAACGTAAATGCCCGAAGTGTCAGCAGGGGAATCATGAACCCGGCGCGCGGTTTTGTCACCGCTGTGGAAATGCTTTATCGGATTAA
- a CDS encoding HI1450 family dsDNA-mimic protein — MEMDLNNRLTEDETLEQAYDIFLELAVDNLDPADVILFNLQFEERGGAELFDPSEDWAEHVDFDLNPDFFAEVVIGLADEDGGEINDIFARVLLCREKDHKLCHILWRE; from the coding sequence ATGGAAATGGATCTGAACAATCGCCTGACCGAAGACGAAACGCTCGAACAGGCCTACGATATTTTTCTCGAGCTGGCGGTCGATAATCTCGACCCTGCTGACGTCATTCTTTTCAACCTGCAATTTGAAGAGCGTGGCGGTGCTGAGCTGTTCGATCCGTCTGAAGACTGGGCCGAACACGTCGATTTTGACCTTAACCCGGACTTCTTCGCCGAGGTGGTCATTGGTCTGGCAGATGAAGACGGCGGAGAAATTAACGATATCTTTGCCCGCGTCCTGCTGTGCCGCGAGAAAGACCATAAGTTGTGCCACATACTCTGGCGCGAATAA